In one Saccharibacillus brassicae genomic region, the following are encoded:
- a CDS encoding bifunctional 3-deoxy-7-phosphoheptulonate synthase/chorismate mutase: protein MNETLEQLRASVDGIDSQLLDLLSKRAELVHQIGQVKENQGVPKFEPEREKEILDRVTGLNKGPFSDSTVKHLFKEIFKASLNIQQEEHKRQLLVSRKKRPEDTIVRFKGVEVGGPSPILVAGPCSIESREQLRTVAKALKESGVTVMRGGAFKPRTSPYDFQGMGLDGLKLLKEVADEFGLATISEIVHPSHIEIAADYIDVIQIGARNMHNFELLKEVGGAKIPVLLKRGLSATLDEFVHAAEYIMVSGNEQIMLIERGIRTYEKATRNTLDISAVPLLKQETHLPVMVDVTHSTGRKDIMLPCAKAALAAGADGIMIEVHPDPQTALSDAGQQLDIPQFGVFWDGLRKSGLFGPRT from the coding sequence ATGAATGAAACATTGGAACAGCTGCGGGCCAGCGTCGACGGAATCGATTCCCAACTTCTCGACCTGCTCAGCAAACGCGCCGAACTGGTACACCAGATCGGCCAAGTCAAAGAAAACCAGGGCGTGCCCAAATTCGAACCGGAACGCGAAAAAGAAATTCTCGACCGCGTTACCGGCCTGAACAAAGGTCCGTTCTCGGACAGCACAGTGAAGCATCTGTTCAAGGAAATCTTCAAAGCGTCGCTGAACATCCAGCAGGAAGAGCATAAGCGCCAACTGCTCGTCAGCCGCAAGAAGCGTCCGGAAGACACGATCGTCCGTTTCAAAGGCGTCGAAGTCGGCGGACCGAGCCCGATCCTCGTGGCGGGCCCCTGCTCGATCGAATCGCGCGAACAGCTGCGTACGGTCGCCAAAGCGCTCAAAGAATCCGGCGTAACGGTTATGCGCGGCGGCGCGTTCAAGCCGAGAACGTCTCCGTACGATTTCCAGGGCATGGGCCTCGACGGCCTGAAGCTGCTGAAGGAAGTCGCGGACGAGTTCGGCCTGGCGACGATCAGCGAGATCGTGCATCCTTCGCATATCGAAATCGCGGCCGATTACATCGACGTGATCCAGATCGGCGCGCGCAACATGCACAACTTCGAACTGCTCAAGGAAGTGGGCGGCGCGAAAATTCCGGTCCTGCTCAAGCGCGGCCTGTCCGCGACGCTGGACGAGTTCGTGCACGCGGCCGAGTACATCATGGTCAGCGGCAACGAACAGATCATGCTGATCGAACGCGGTATTCGTACTTATGAAAAAGCGACCCGCAACACGCTCGACATCTCGGCCGTTCCGCTGCTCAAGCAGGAGACGCATCTGCCGGTCATGGTCGACGTGACGCATTCCACGGGCCGCAAAGACATCATGCTTCCGTGCGCCAAAGCGGCGCTTGCCGCCGGCGCGGACGGCATCATGATCGAAGTGCATCCGGACCCGCAAACGGCGCTGTCGGATGCCGGGCAGCAGCTCGACATTCCGCAGTTCGGCGTATTCTGGGACGGCCTGAGAAAATCCGGCCTGTTCGGTCCCCGCACGTAA
- the aspA gene encoding aspartate ammonia-lyase yields MQPQFRIEKDFLGAKQVPADAYYGVQTMRAIENFPITGYRIHESMIRALGIVKKAAALANMEVGRLQPHLGAPIVEAAGEVMDGIWDGQFIVDPIQGGAGTSINMNANEVIANRALELMGKAKGDYFHLNPNVHVNMAQSTNDVFPTAIHIAALSLVEKLEDTMERLQRSFENKAREFDHVIKMGRTHLQDAVPIRLGQEFAAYARVLGRDLHRVRRSKELLHEVNMGATAIGTGLNADVAYMDAVVIKLAEISAMPLRHAEDLVDATQNTDAYTELSGALKICMINLSKIANDIRLLASGPRAGLAELKLPERQPGSSIMPGKVNPVMCEVVNQTAFQVIGNDHTISLASEAGQLELNVMEPVLVFNLLQSISIMNQALTVFRTHCIDGIEANEANCAEYVERSVGVITALSPYLGYEICARIAREAMTTGRSVRDLCLMHNVLSEEELDIILNPFEMTKPGIAGSSQLTRD; encoded by the coding sequence ATGCAACCGCAGTTTCGGATCGAAAAAGACTTCCTGGGAGCCAAGCAGGTTCCCGCCGACGCGTACTACGGCGTACAGACGATGAGGGCGATCGAAAACTTCCCGATTACGGGCTACCGGATTCACGAATCGATGATCCGCGCGCTCGGCATCGTCAAAAAAGCGGCCGCGCTCGCGAACATGGAAGTGGGGCGTCTTCAGCCGCATCTCGGCGCGCCGATCGTCGAGGCGGCGGGCGAAGTGATGGACGGGATCTGGGACGGGCAGTTCATCGTCGATCCGATTCAGGGCGGCGCAGGCACGTCGATCAACATGAACGCCAACGAGGTGATCGCGAACCGGGCGCTTGAGCTGATGGGCAAAGCCAAAGGCGATTATTTCCATCTCAATCCGAACGTGCACGTCAATATGGCGCAGTCGACGAACGACGTGTTTCCGACCGCGATCCATATCGCCGCGCTGTCGCTCGTCGAGAAGCTCGAAGACACGATGGAGCGCCTTCAGCGCTCGTTCGAGAACAAGGCGCGCGAGTTCGACCATGTGATCAAAATGGGCCGCACGCATCTGCAGGACGCCGTGCCGATCCGGCTGGGCCAGGAATTCGCCGCTTACGCGCGCGTGCTGGGCCGCGACCTGCACCGGGTGCGCCGTTCCAAGGAACTGCTGCACGAAGTCAATATGGGCGCGACGGCGATCGGCACCGGATTGAACGCGGACGTGGCCTACATGGACGCGGTCGTGATCAAGCTGGCCGAGATCAGTGCCATGCCGCTGCGCCACGCCGAAGACCTCGTCGACGCGACGCAAAATACGGACGCGTACACGGAGTTGTCCGGCGCGCTGAAGATTTGCATGATCAACCTGTCCAAAATCGCCAACGATATCCGTCTGCTCGCTTCGGGTCCGCGCGCGGGCCTGGCCGAGCTCAAGCTGCCGGAACGCCAGCCGGGTTCGTCGATCATGCCGGGCAAAGTCAATCCGGTCATGTGCGAAGTGGTCAACCAGACCGCTTTCCAGGTTATCGGCAACGACCACACGATTTCGCTCGCGTCCGAAGCCGGACAGCTGGAACTGAACGTGATGGAACCTGTGCTCGTGTTCAACCTGCTGCAATCGATCAGCATCATGAACCAGGCGCTGACCGTGTTCCGTACGCACTGCATCGACGGCATCGAAGCGAACGAAGCGAACTGCGCGGAGTACGTCGAGCGCAGCGTCGGCGTCATTACGGCGCTCAGCCCGTATCTGGGCTACGAGATCTGCGCCCGTATCGCCCGCGAAGCGATGACGACCGGCCGCTCCGTGCGCGATCTGTGCCTGATGCACAACGTACTGAGCGAAGAAGAACTGGACATCATCCTGAATCCGTTCGAGATGACGAAGCCGGGCATCGCCGGTTCGTCGCAGCTGACGCGGGACTGA
- a CDS encoding DUF2325 domain-containing protein: MKRIKPSAPAGAALSADRGAYVPPAPTEEQLSNLPLQYVPPLIREMNESAKRKWAQSLQFPFARRGTRKWPEALFAKSMLDLLAQARSSLELRGKLCSALLPELRPLLTAENPAFSAERFDEDPGSWTQKYGKWHLYWALYFQTPAQGEGSGAEEAQRRLERLASSEMPSSPPATAGPEVREARPELPVSGSRAEAAEQRRIDKLNRRIEALEQRCRKDEERARLAEKDAAELRRAAAREQERSARLEQELEAERRLVGRLAEEREAAAAKSAELKRQHKQERSRFEEELAEARRSARAAAIREAQAVADAERGRGAAEDSAVGGSDRAAGSGGGADRRADSGVDGPDGGGFAAPRESEPEETFRRFDELLRRDLREAGAALPGGGPGDLEARTHLRRALDLLDAVDAYAAGRRMLGGDPAALPGEAGTLRADDAGAPRPGAERAAGGDAAQAGAAAAPAEEAALPASEAAGDDAPALPDAAKPAEDAGIGGLFHRRDHGGYIVLDNGETFNITESMVYKHQLQHEAEVRCMPREDGHGGTQYEIELLFQGDDTFSPVRQYNGYVELGEHEIWYAVDMNDADRRYPIHAKDLDIQRPVDGAPCIFNVGEEESVARLARVYRDFSDQETLPRPSGAGTRQPSPSAKTRKEGRKKKPEPYLEGCTVVVLGGQRKWFEDVVVESGAAYVHENGERPDLVASDLRRAQALFLLITSTSHRASWEGIELAKASGVPYFIIQGSKSNLRSMLWDNREEIRQANRGEGKPS; this comes from the coding sequence ATGAAACGAATCAAACCTTCCGCACCCGCCGGCGCTGCACTTTCCGCAGACCGGGGAGCTTATGTCCCCCCGGCCCCGACCGAAGAACAACTATCGAACCTTCCCCTCCAATACGTGCCGCCGCTTATACGCGAGATGAACGAGTCGGCCAAACGCAAATGGGCGCAGTCCCTTCAATTTCCGTTTGCGCGCCGCGGCACCCGCAAGTGGCCGGAAGCGCTGTTCGCCAAGTCGATGCTCGATCTGCTCGCGCAGGCCCGCAGCAGCCTGGAACTGCGCGGCAAGCTGTGTTCGGCCCTGCTGCCGGAGCTGCGCCCGCTGCTGACGGCCGAAAATCCTGCGTTCAGCGCAGAACGGTTCGACGAAGATCCGGGAAGCTGGACGCAGAAGTACGGCAAATGGCATCTGTATTGGGCGCTGTATTTCCAGACGCCTGCGCAGGGTGAAGGCTCCGGCGCAGAAGAAGCGCAGCGGCGCCTGGAGCGGCTCGCTTCCAGCGAAATGCCTTCTTCTCCGCCAGCGACGGCAGGTCCCGAAGTTCGGGAAGCCCGGCCGGAACTCCCGGTGTCGGGCAGCCGCGCCGAAGCGGCCGAACAGCGCCGGATCGACAAGCTGAACCGGCGCATCGAAGCGCTGGAACAGCGCTGCCGCAAAGACGAAGAGCGGGCGCGCCTCGCGGAAAAAGACGCGGCCGAGCTGCGCCGCGCCGCAGCCCGCGAACAAGAACGGTCCGCCCGGCTCGAGCAGGAACTCGAAGCCGAGCGGCGGCTCGTCGGCCGCCTGGCCGAAGAACGCGAAGCGGCGGCCGCCAAATCGGCCGAACTGAAGCGCCAGCACAAGCAGGAGCGCAGCCGCTTCGAAGAAGAGCTGGCCGAAGCTCGGCGCAGCGCCCGCGCGGCGGCGATCCGCGAAGCGCAGGCCGTCGCCGATGCCGAGCGCGGCCGCGGCGCGGCGGAAGATAGCGCGGTGGGCGGCAGCGATCGGGCCGCCGGCTCCGGCGGCGGGGCGGACCGCCGCGCGGATTCGGGCGTGGACGGGCCGGACGGCGGCGGCTTCGCGGCGCCGCGCGAGAGCGAACCGGAGGAGACCTTCCGCCGGTTCGACGAGCTGCTGCGGCGCGACCTGCGCGAAGCGGGCGCGGCGCTGCCCGGCGGCGGCCCGGGCGACCTGGAGGCGCGGACGCATCTGCGCCGCGCGCTCGACCTGCTCGATGCGGTCGACGCGTACGCCGCCGGACGCCGCATGCTTGGCGGCGATCCGGCGGCCCTGCCGGGCGAAGCCGGCACGCTCCGGGCGGACGACGCCGGAGCGCCGCGGCCCGGCGCGGAGCGGGCCGCAGGCGGCGACGCGGCGCAAGCTGGCGCAGCGGCGGCGCCTGCGGAGGAGGCGGCGCTGCCGGCGAGCGAAGCTGCCGGCGATGACGCGCCTGCGCTGCCGGACGCGGCGAAACCGGCCGAAGACGCCGGGATCGGCGGCTTGTTCCATCGCCGGGACCACGGCGGCTATATCGTGCTGGACAACGGCGAGACGTTCAATATTACCGAATCGATGGTGTACAAGCACCAGCTTCAGCACGAAGCCGAAGTGCGGTGCATGCCGCGCGAAGACGGGCACGGCGGCACGCAGTACGAGATCGAGCTGCTGTTCCAGGGAGACGACACGTTCTCGCCGGTCCGGCAGTACAACGGCTACGTCGAACTCGGCGAACATGAGATCTGGTACGCGGTCGATATGAACGATGCGGACCGCCGTTATCCGATCCATGCCAAAGACCTCGATATCCAGCGTCCGGTCGACGGAGCGCCGTGTATCTTCAACGTCGGCGAAGAAGAATCCGTCGCCCGCCTCGCGCGGGTGTACCGCGACTTCTCCGACCAGGAGACACTGCCGCGGCCGTCCGGCGCCGGAACCCGGCAGCCTTCCCCGTCCGCCAAGACGAGAAAAGAAGGACGCAAAAAAAAGCCCGAGCCTTATCTGGAAGGCTGCACCGTCGTCGTGCTGGGCGGTCAGCGCAAATGGTTCGAAGACGTCGTCGTCGAGAGCGGCGCCGCTTACGTGCACGAGAACGGCGAACGGCCCGATCTGGTCGCTTCGGACCTGCGGCGCGCCCAGGCGCTGTTCCTGCTGATTACGTCCACGTCGCACCGCGCGTCCTGGGAAGGGATCGAACTGGCGAAAGCGTCCGGCGTTCCGTACTTTATTATTCAAGGCTCGAAATCGAACCTGCGGAGCATGCTGTGGGACAACCGCGAAGAGATCCGGCAGGCCAACCGCGGCGAGGGCAAACCGTCCTGA
- a CDS encoding PAS domain S-box protein: MPQVPNLSAYARIYNKMATGILLLTADGRCIGSNPAMHRIFGWNADELLGEGYHRLLRTDPDIALDMLDSLDSWLSRPRAFGPVEIRLARREGQSVWIDIQCELPEEGDDAPIVVYIDDVSDRQLHPMQPSDHTREIYRLITQNIPDMISFSKPDGTLLYVSPSVERTLGYTPEEMLGQNRTEYYHSGDATKMKMENTLFAENKTFERRVLHKDGSVRWVDTSFRLLHDSNGEVSRVLVIARDVTERKMNDIVLEKAQQLANIGSWYWDVPQNRLVFSREMREIFDYAIEPVESGTESFVGVIHPEDRAKVGRRIGAAVSKGQDGELTYRIVLPGGQEKTIYGIWQVSRDSMTGEPLQVIGIVQDVTQRVRIEEKLRSSESRYRSLFLNHNAGIISMDMKGRLKSANPAMEEMSGYTLEQLLRLSVGMLQPKEYAKLSGEHFMKARKGKSSMFETCFYHRDGRLRHISIAFVPIDSEQKQEGVYAIITDITERKQYIAQIEELSYQHSLLLNTVSEGIVGFGADGRVMFANPSAAAMLGYEGTEVAGLSYKEMMRQAQTQGSAYDTGGTALLAALESGVAQTHPEAVFWRKDGGSFLASYQVTPISDRGERRGAVLVFRDVTGEKEIIRAKESAEQADRAKSEFLSIVSHELRTPMNGIIGMTDLLRDSDIQGEQRQYVEIIHESSYALLKILNEILDISKIEAGRMEIAPEPVELRDVLSGVLQLFAPRAAEKELELKFDADESMHPLPEIVMADSERLRQVLINLVGNAIKFTDSGSVTVSVSPKAFRVPNEIWIEFAVADTGIGIARGKQHRLFQPFSQLHPILNRKYGGTGLGLSISHKLVELMGGTISVDSEEGEGATFRFLLRFLLPQEEEERFARQIEEIDAKGRRTPLPENVPLSAEAEALSNLRILVVEDHPVNRKVLLAMLARFGCGADLADSGEQAIRLALAGSYDLIFMDVQLPDINGIEAAGQIRTQLPPGRVPLIVGVSSLVRKEDIQRCLEGGMDEFIAKPVSAHEVERVLNDERLRPDRTRSDSTRS, encoded by the coding sequence GTGCCTCAAGTGCCCAACTTATCCGCTTATGCAAGAATTTACAATAAAATGGCGACCGGCATCCTGCTGCTGACTGCGGACGGCCGATGTATCGGTTCGAACCCGGCGATGCACCGCATCTTCGGCTGGAACGCGGACGAACTGCTGGGAGAAGGCTACCACCGGCTGCTTCGCACAGACCCCGACATCGCGCTCGATATGCTCGATTCGTTGGATTCGTGGCTGTCCAGACCCCGTGCGTTCGGCCCGGTCGAGATCCGTTTGGCACGCCGCGAAGGCCAGTCAGTGTGGATCGACATCCAATGCGAGCTGCCCGAAGAAGGCGATGACGCGCCTATCGTGGTCTATATAGACGACGTCTCCGACCGCCAACTTCACCCTATGCAGCCGAGCGACCATACGCGCGAAATTTATCGTCTGATCACGCAGAATATTCCGGACATGATCTCGTTCAGCAAACCGGACGGTACGCTGCTCTACGTCTCGCCTTCCGTCGAACGGACGCTCGGCTACACGCCCGAAGAGATGCTCGGACAGAACCGTACGGAGTATTACCATTCCGGAGACGCGACGAAAATGAAAATGGAAAATACATTGTTCGCGGAAAACAAAACGTTCGAGCGCCGGGTGCTGCACAAAGACGGCAGCGTGCGCTGGGTCGACACGTCGTTCCGGCTGCTGCACGATTCGAACGGGGAAGTCAGCCGGGTGCTTGTGATCGCCCGGGACGTGACCGAGCGCAAGATGAACGACATCGTATTGGAAAAAGCGCAGCAGTTGGCGAATATCGGTTCGTGGTACTGGGACGTGCCGCAGAACCGGCTCGTTTTCTCCCGGGAGATGCGCGAGATTTTCGACTATGCGATCGAACCGGTCGAGTCGGGGACGGAATCGTTCGTCGGCGTGATTCATCCCGAAGACCGGGCGAAGGTGGGCCGGAGAATCGGTGCTGCCGTGAGCAAAGGCCAGGACGGCGAGCTCACGTACCGCATCGTGCTGCCGGGAGGCCAGGAGAAGACCATTTACGGCATCTGGCAGGTGTCCAGAGACAGCATGACGGGCGAACCGCTGCAGGTGATCGGAATCGTTCAGGACGTGACGCAGCGGGTACGGATCGAAGAAAAATTGCGCAGCAGCGAGAGCCGCTACCGGTCGCTGTTCCTGAACCACAATGCGGGCATTATCTCGATGGATATGAAAGGGCGCTTGAAATCCGCCAATCCGGCGATGGAAGAAATGAGCGGTTATACGTTGGAGCAGCTGCTGCGGCTCAGCGTCGGCATGCTCCAGCCCAAAGAATACGCGAAGCTGTCGGGCGAACATTTCATGAAAGCGAGAAAAGGCAAATCTTCGATGTTCGAGACGTGCTTTTACCATCGGGACGGTCGCCTGCGCCATATCAGTATCGCGTTCGTGCCGATCGACTCGGAACAGAAGCAGGAAGGCGTCTACGCGATCATCACGGACATTACGGAGCGCAAGCAGTATATCGCGCAGATCGAAGAACTGAGCTATCAGCATTCGCTGCTGCTCAATACCGTATCGGAAGGCATCGTCGGCTTCGGCGCGGACGGGCGGGTCATGTTCGCCAATCCGTCGGCCGCGGCGATGCTCGGTTACGAAGGAACGGAAGTGGCGGGACTTTCCTACAAAGAGATGATGCGGCAGGCGCAAACGCAGGGCAGCGCTTACGACACCGGAGGAACGGCGCTGCTTGCGGCGCTGGAATCGGGCGTCGCGCAGACGCATCCGGAAGCTGTTTTTTGGCGAAAAGACGGCGGCAGTTTCCTCGCTTCCTACCAGGTGACGCCGATCTCGGACCGCGGGGAACGCCGGGGGGCGGTGCTCGTCTTCCGCGACGTGACCGGCGAGAAAGAAATTATCCGGGCCAAAGAATCGGCCGAGCAGGCCGATCGCGCGAAATCCGAGTTCCTGTCGATCGTCAGCCACGAACTGCGGACGCCGATGAACGGTATCATCGGCATGACCGACCTGCTGCGCGACAGCGACATTCAGGGGGAACAGCGGCAGTACGTCGAGATCATCCACGAGAGCAGCTACGCGCTGCTCAAGATTCTGAACGAAATTTTGGATATCAGCAAAATCGAAGCCGGCCGCATGGAGATCGCGCCGGAACCGGTCGAACTGCGCGACGTGCTGAGCGGCGTGCTGCAGCTGTTCGCGCCCCGCGCGGCGGAAAAAGAGCTTGAACTCAAGTTCGACGCCGACGAGAGTATGCACCCGCTGCCCGAGATCGTCATGGCCGACAGCGAGCGGCTGCGCCAGGTGCTGATCAATCTGGTCGGCAACGCGATCAAGTTCACCGACAGCGGCAGCGTGACGGTGAGCGTATCGCCCAAAGCGTTCCGCGTGCCGAACGAGATCTGGATCGAATTCGCAGTGGCCGACACGGGTATCGGCATCGCGCGCGGCAAGCAGCATCGGCTGTTCCAGCCGTTTTCCCAGCTGCACCCGATTCTGAACCGCAAATACGGAGGCACGGGCCTCGGCCTGTCGATCAGCCACAAATTGGTCGAACTGATGGGCGGCACGATCTCGGTGGACAGCGAGGAAGGGGAAGGCGCGACGTTCCGCTTCCTGCTGCGTTTCCTGCTTCCGCAGGAAGAAGAAGAGCGCTTCGCCCGGCAGATCGAAGAGATTGACGCCAAAGGGCGCAGGACGCCTCTGCCCGAGAATGTGCCTTTGTCCGCGGAAGCCGAAGCGCTGTCGAACCTGCGCATACTGGTCGTCGAAGACCACCCGGTGAACCGCAAAGTGCTGCTGGCGATGCTGGCCCGGTTCGGCTGCGGCGCGGATCTGGCCGACAGCGGCGAACAGGCGATCCGGCTTGCCCTGGCCGGCTCGTACGATCTGATCTTTATGGACGTCCAGCTTCCCGACATCAACGGCATCGAAGCGGCGGGACAGATTCGGACCCAACTTCCGCCCGGCCGCGTGCCGCTGATCGTCGGCGTCAGTTCGCTCGTGCGCAAAGAAGACATCCAGCGCTGCCTGGAAGGCGGTATGGACGAGTTTATCGCCAAGCCGGTGTCGGCGCACGAGGTCGAACGCGTGCTGAACGACGAACGTCTGCGGCCCGACCGCACGCGTTCGGATTCGACGCGCAGCTGA
- a CDS encoding OsmC family protein gives MNHIFRLKADWNGGRNSTGRIESGQLQTDISIPEPMGGPGVGTNPDEMLLGAAATCYIITLAAMLERSSIEVESLTLDAEGVVDVTDNIFTYRSITHRPLLVLAGGQSEETLAKAERLARKAESSCMITRALQGNVEVSAEPTVTFAQKAH, from the coding sequence ATGAATCATATTTTCCGGCTCAAAGCGGACTGGAACGGCGGACGCAACAGCACCGGCCGGATCGAAAGCGGACAGCTGCAAACGGACATTTCGATTCCCGAGCCGATGGGCGGACCGGGCGTCGGCACCAATCCGGACGAGATGCTGCTCGGCGCGGCGGCGACCTGCTACATCATTACGCTTGCGGCCATGCTCGAACGCTCTTCGATCGAAGTGGAGAGCCTCACGCTGGACGCGGAAGGTGTCGTGGACGTGACGGACAATATTTTCACATACCGCTCGATCACGCACCGCCCGCTGCTTGTTCTGGCCGGCGGGCAGAGCGAAGAAACGCTGGCCAAAGCGGAACGCCTGGCCCGCAAAGCCGAAAGTTCGTGCATGATTACGCGGGCGCTTCAGGGCAACGTCGAAGTGTCGGCCGAGCCGACCGTCACGTTTGCGCAGAAGGCGCATTGA
- a CDS encoding LLM class flavin-dependent oxidoreductase: protein MLKIGMLDQSTITEGSGPREALQATTALAKEADRLGFSRFWVSEHHSSKALAHSSPEVLIAHLAANTSRIRLGSGGIMLPHYSAYKVAENFRLLEALYPNRIDLGVGRAPGGRPLSTRALQEGHYHGADPYPQQIIDLIAYLNDAVPADHRFAGLSVSPSVDSVPQLWLLGSSGGTARLAAQTGASYAFAQFFGTPGGREATEFYHDNFEPSLMAPKPKSLAAITVVCADTQEEAERLASSSDLFFLAMYKGMELPYLPSVQTAMDYPYTPYDREQIAATRAYRVVGTQDVVKKRLLELAEEYHTDELMIVSSVHDLDARIKSVRLVAEAMELSGQTQQPEAQGSR, encoded by the coding sequence ATGCTTAAGATCGGCATGCTCGACCAATCCACCATCACCGAAGGCTCCGGCCCGAGAGAAGCGCTTCAGGCGACGACCGCGCTCGCCAAGGAAGCCGACCGGCTCGGCTTCAGCCGCTTCTGGGTGTCGGAACACCACAGTTCCAAAGCGCTCGCCCATTCCAGCCCGGAAGTGCTGATCGCGCATCTGGCGGCCAACACTTCGCGTATCCGGCTCGGCTCCGGCGGCATCATGCTGCCCCATTACAGCGCTTATAAAGTCGCGGAGAACTTCCGCCTGCTCGAAGCGCTGTACCCGAACCGGATCGATCTCGGCGTAGGCCGCGCGCCGGGCGGACGCCCGCTGTCCACCCGCGCCCTGCAGGAAGGCCATTACCACGGCGCCGACCCGTATCCGCAGCAGATCATCGACCTGATCGCCTACCTGAACGACGCCGTTCCGGCCGACCACCGCTTCGCCGGACTTAGCGTGTCGCCTTCGGTCGACAGCGTGCCGCAGCTGTGGCTGCTCGGCTCAAGCGGCGGCACCGCGCGCCTGGCCGCACAGACCGGCGCGTCGTACGCGTTCGCGCAGTTCTTCGGCACGCCGGGCGGACGCGAAGCGACCGAGTTCTACCACGACAACTTCGAGCCGTCGCTGATGGCTCCGAAGCCGAAATCGCTTGCCGCGATTACCGTCGTCTGCGCGGACACGCAGGAAGAAGCGGAGCGCCTCGCTTCGAGTTCCGACCTGTTCTTCCTCGCCATGTACAAAGGCATGGAGCTGCCGTATCTGCCGTCGGTGCAGACGGCGATGGATTATCCGTACACGCCGTACGACCGCGAACAGATCGCCGCAACGCGCGCTTACCGCGTCGTCGGCACGCAGGACGTCGTGAAGAAGCGCCTGCTGGAGCTGGCGGAAGAGTACCATACCGACGAGCTGATGATCGTCTCTTCGGTCCATGATCTCGACGCGCGGATCAAGTCGGTGCGCCTCGTCGCGGAAGCGATGGAGCTGAGCGGCCAGACTCAACAGCCCGAAGCGCAGGGCAGCCGCTAA
- the ald gene encoding alanine dehydrogenase, with amino-acid sequence MIIGVPKEIKNNEYRVGMTPASAKAYIAEGHEVRVQSGAGLGIGFSDEDYKAVGAAIAADAAEAWAAEMVVKIKEPLPAEYGFFRARLILYTYLHLAPEPELTRALADTGVTGIAYETIQLPDGSLPLLTPMSEVAGRMSIQIGAHFLEKSSGGKGVLLGGVPGVEPGRVTIVGGGTVGVNAAKMAIGLGADVTLLDINADRLRRLDDQFAGRLKTLMSDKHNLETAVARADLLVGAVLIPGARAPKLVTENMVRTMEGGSVIVDVAIDQGGSIETIDRITTHDDPVYVKHGVLHYAVANMPGAVARTSTLALNMVTTPYGLQIANKGFREAARHNPAIAKGINTCAGRVTYRAVAEAHGLAYTEVEAILSEKGETFA; translated from the coding sequence ATGATCATCGGCGTACCGAAAGAGATCAAGAACAACGAGTATCGGGTCGGCATGACCCCGGCTTCCGCCAAAGCGTACATCGCCGAAGGACACGAGGTCCGGGTGCAGAGCGGAGCGGGACTCGGCATCGGGTTTTCGGACGAAGATTATAAGGCGGTCGGAGCTGCGATTGCAGCCGACGCGGCGGAAGCGTGGGCGGCCGAAATGGTCGTCAAGATCAAGGAGCCGCTGCCGGCCGAATACGGTTTTTTCCGCGCGCGGCTGATTTTGTACACGTATCTGCATTTGGCTCCGGAACCGGAGTTGACCCGCGCCCTGGCGGACACGGGCGTCACCGGTATCGCGTACGAGACGATCCAGCTTCCGGACGGAAGCCTGCCGCTGCTGACGCCGATGAGCGAAGTCGCGGGCCGGATGTCGATCCAGATCGGCGCTCATTTTCTGGAAAAATCGTCCGGCGGCAAAGGCGTGCTGCTCGGCGGCGTGCCGGGCGTGGAGCCGGGCAGGGTTACGATCGTCGGCGGCGGCACGGTCGGCGTCAACGCGGCCAAGATGGCGATCGGGCTCGGCGCGGATGTGACGCTGCTCGATATCAACGCGGATCGGCTGCGGCGGCTGGACGACCAGTTCGCGGGCCGGCTCAAGACGCTTATGTCGGACAAGCACAATCTGGAGACGGCTGTCGCCCGCGCCGATCTGCTCGTGGGCGCCGTGCTCATCCCGGGAGCGCGTGCGCCCAAGCTCGTTACCGAAAACATGGTGCGGACGATGGAAGGAGGTTCGGTCATCGTGGACGTGGCGATCGACCAGGGCGGTTCGATCGAGACGATCGACCGGATCACGACGCATGACGATCCCGTGTACGTCAAGCACGGCGTGCTGCATTACGCGGTCGCGAACATGCCGGGCGCGGTCGCCCGCACGTCGACGCTTGCGCTGAACATGGTGACGACGCCGTACGGTCTGCAGATCGCGAACAAAGGCTTCCGGGAAGCCGCGCGGCACAACCCCGCGATCGCCAAAGGCATCAACACGTGCGCGGGCCGCGTGACGTACCGGGCGGTCGCCGAAGCGCACGGATTGGCGTATACTGAAGTGGAAGCCATTCTGAGTGAAAAGGGAGAGACTTTCGCATGA